Proteins encoded in a region of the Rutidosis leptorrhynchoides isolate AG116_Rl617_1_P2 chromosome 9, CSIRO_AGI_Rlap_v1, whole genome shotgun sequence genome:
- the LOC139866581 gene encoding calcium-transporting ATPase 9, plasma membrane-type: protein IAISVLTSSISSAVGVLHVEDIESGVVITEDDDDVDGFDDPFDITTTKNASTQSLRRWRQAALVLNASRRFRYTLDLRKNAEQEKRRRIIRSQSQVIRAALLFKLAGERPLGTTIAPPTPSGGYGIAAEQLVSMTRDHNITALHQYGGVKGLSEMLNTDLDKGIPAGDDTELTNRRNTFGSNTYPVKQGRSFLRFLWEAWQDLTLIILIIAAAVSLVLGIMTEGLEEGWLDGGSITFAVLLVIFVTATSDYKQSLQFQNLNAEKRNIQLEVTRDGRREKVSIYDVVVGDVIPLNIGDQVPADGLLIKGHSLAIDESSMTGESKIVRKDQKTPFLMSGCKVADGAGTMLVTSVGINTEWGLLMASISEDTGEETPLQVRLNGIATFIGVVGLSVALLVLVVLLIRFFTGNSKNPDGTIQYVRGTTSASEAINDVIKIFTAAVTIVVVAVPEGLPLAVTLTLAYSMKKMMADKALVRRLSACETMGSATTICSDKTGTLTLNQMTVVEAYIGQKKVDPCEDGLQYHTTVASLLNEGIANNTAGSVFSSKDGACIELSGSPTEKAILQWGLKIGMNFDVVRSQSTLLHVSPFNSSKKRGGVALRGGDSQVRIHWKGAAEIMLASCKEYIDVDGSLLPIHKDMEYFMKAIEEMAARSLRCVAIAYRNYELHNVPVDEMHQTEWYIPEDDLVMLAIVGIKDPCRPGVKNAVRVCTDAGVKVRMVTGDNIETAKAIAMECGILDLGEDATEPNVIEGKTFREYSEKEREHASKLISVMGRSSPSDKLLLVQTLRKLGEVVAVTGDGTNDAPALHEADIGLAMGIQGTEVAKESSDVIILDDNFASVVKVVRWGRSVYANIQKFIQFQLTVNVAALVINVVAAISSGDVPLKTVQLLWVNLIMDTLGALALATEPPTDHLMHRSPVSRREPLVTNIMWRNLLIQAVYQVAVLLVLNFRGTNILKLKNDERENAMKNTLIFNAFVLCQIFNEFNARKPEEINVFSGVTKNHIFMGIIGTTFLLQVMIIQFLGKFTSTVRLGLNLWAVSILIAIFSCPLAVLGKLIPVPQTPLARMLSKPYQRCIAARNR from the exons attgcaatttctgtattgacatcatcaatttcctctgcagtaggagtactg CATGTGGAAGACATAGAAAGTGGCGTCGTGATcacagaagatgatgatgatgtagatgGCTTTGATGATCCTTTTGACATCACAACTACTAAGAATGCCTCTACTCAAAGCCTTAGACGCTGGAGG CAAGCTGCCCTTGTGCTTAATGCTTCCCGCCGCTTCAGATACACTTTAGACTTGAGAAAGAATGCAGAGCAAGAAAAACGGAGAAGGATCATCAGGTCGCAATCTCAAGTCATAAGG GCTGCATTGCTATTCAAATTGGCTGGGGAACGACCACTTG GGACCACAATTGCTCCTCCGACTCCAAGTGGTGGTTATGGTATTGCTGCTGAACAACTTGTTTCAATGACAAGGGATCATAATATAACTGCTCTTCATCAATATGGCGGG GTGAAAGGATTATCTGAGATGTTGAACACTGACCTAGACAAGGGAATACCAGCTGGGGATGATACCGAGTTAACAAACCGGAGGAATACCTTTGGATCGAATACCTATCCTGTCAAACAAGGACGAAGCTTCTTG AGGTTCCTTTGGGAAGCTTGGCAAGATTTGAcccttattatattaattatagctGCTGCAGTATCACTTGTGTTAGGGATAATGACTGAG GGTTTAGAAGAAGGATGGTTAGACGGAGGAAGCATTACATTTGCTGTTCTTCTAGTTATATTTGTGACTG CAACCAGTGATTATAAACAATCCCTACAGTTTCAGAATCTAAATGCAGAAAAGCGAAATATACAGTTAGAG GTAACAAGAGATGGTAGAAGAGAGAAGGTTTCAATATATGATGTTGTTGTAGGTGATGTAATACCTCTTAATATAGGGGATCAG GTTCCTGCTGATGGTCTCCTTATAAAGGGTCACTCTCTGGCCATTGATGAGTCTAGCATGACTGGGGAAAGCAAAATT GTGCGCAAAGATCAAAAAACACCCTTTCTGATGTCCGGCTGTAAGGTAGCAGATGGTGCTGGAACTATGCTG GTGACTAGTGTGGGAATAAATACCGAATGGGGATTGTTGATGGCAAGCATATCTGAAGATACTGGTGAAGAAACCCCCTTGCAG GTACGCTTGAATGGTATTGCAACATTTATAGGTGTAGTTGGGCTCTCAGTTGCATTACTTGTGCTGGTTGTCCTTCTGATTAG GTTTTTCACCGGTAACTCAAAAAACCCTGATGGAACTATCCAATATGTCCGTGGAACGACAAGTGCGAGTGAAGCAATTAATGATGTCATTAAGATTTTCACTGCTGCT GTCACAATTGTAGTTGTTGCAGTTCCTGAAGGGCTTCCATTGGCTGTAACACTGAC ATTAGCATActcgatgaagaagatgatggcaGACAAAGCTCTG GTTCGTAGACTTTCAGCTTGTGAAACCATGGGGTCGGCAACTACTATCTGCAGTGATAAAACAGGAACTTTAACTCTGAATCAG ATGACTGTTGTTGAGGCCTATATTGGGCAAAAGAAAGTTGACCCCTGTGAAGATGGGTTGCAATATCATACAACAGTTGCCTCTTTGTTAAATGAAGGAATTGCAAACAACACAGCAGGAAGTGTTTTTTCTTCCAAG GATGGTGCATGCATAGAGCTTTCTGGATCTCCAACCGAAAAAGCCATTCTTCAATGGGGTCTCAAG ATTGGGATGAACTTTGATGTTGTGAGATCACAGTCAACCCTGCTACACGTCTCTCCTTTTAACTCTTCAAAGAAGCGAGGTGGCGTTGCGTTACGAGGG GGTGATTCTCAAGTTCGAATACATTGGAAGGGAGCAGCTGAAATAATGTTAGCTTCTTGTAAAGAATATATTGATGTCGATGGTTCCTTACTGCCCATTCACAAGGATATG GAATATTTTATGAAAGCTATAGAGGAGATGGCTGCAAGGAGCTTGCGGTGTGTTGCTATTGCGTACAGAAACTACGAATTACATAATGTTCCTGTTGATGAAATGCACCAGACAGAATGGTATATACCTGAAGATGATCTTGTTATGCTTGCCATTGTGGGTATAAAG GATCCTTGTCGGCCAGGTGTGAAAAATGCTGTAAGAGTATGTACCGATGCCGGTGTGAAG GTACGGATGGTTACTGGGGATAATATAGAAACAGCAAAAGCAATTGCCATGGAGTGCGGTATACTTGATTTAGGTGAAGATGCTACAGAGCCGAATGTTATCGAGGGAAAGACATTCCGTGAGTATTCTGAGAAAGAAAGAGAACATGCTTCCAAACTGATATCG gtGATGGGAAGGTCTTCCCCGAGTGATAAGCTATTGCTTGTGCAAACGCTTCGTAAGCTTGGGGAAGTTGTTGCAGTTACCGGAGATGGAACAAATGATGCTCCTGCACTTCATGAG GCTGATATTGGTCTTGCCATGGGCATTCAAGGAACTGAAGTTGCAAAAGAAAGCTCGGACGTCATCATTTTGGATGATAATTTTGCTTCAGTTGTAAAG GTTGTTCGTTGGGGTCGTTCTGTTTATGCAAATATTCAGAAGTTTATCCAGTTCCAGCTTACAGTTAATGTTGCAGCACTCGTGATAAATGTTGTAGCAGCAATATCCTCTGGAGATGTACCTCTCAAAACTGTGCAG CTTCTTTGGGTTAATCTGATAATGGACACCCTTGGAGCATTGGCATTAGCAACTGAACCTCCAACAGATCATCTGATGCACAGATCTCCTGTTAGCCGAAG GGAACCTCTTGTGACTAATATCATGTGGAGGAACTTGCTGATACAG GCCGTATATCAAGTTGCAGTTCTCCTAGTCTTAAACTTCCGTGGAACAAACATTCTGAAATTAAAGAACGATGAAAGGGAAAATGCTATGAAGAATACTTTGATCTTCAATGCGTTTGTCCTGTGTCAA ATATTTAACGAGTTCAATGCACGAAAACCAGAAGAGATCAATGTCTTTTCAGGGGTAACTAAAAACCATATATTTATGGGGATAATAGGAACAACATTTCTGCTTCAG GTGATGATAATTCAGTTTCTTGGCAAGTTCACATCAACAGTTAGACTTGGTTTGAATTTATGGGCAGTCTCTATCCTTATTGCCATTTTCAG TTGTCCTCTTGCCGTTTTGGGAAAGCTGATTCCAGTTCCACAGACTCCCTTAGCCAGAATGCTGAGCAAACCGTATCAGCGTTGTATTGCTGCTCGTAATCGATGA